The genomic stretch CCCGCGCGCACGGCCTGGAGGAGGTCCTCGTCCCCGTGCCTCAACAAGCGTTTGGCGTCGCGCACGAGGTCTTCACTGACGCCCATGAGCGTCGAGGCCTGGGCCGCGGTCAAATAGGGGGAATTCCCCGTATTACCGCGCGGCCTCAGCTTGCACATCTCCGCGGCCACCATCGCCCGCTGCGAGGTCGTCAGATGGCGGCGATGGAAGTTTCGGCCGAGGACCAGCTGCGCCGCCGCGCGGGGATTCCCCCCGAAACGAACGACCTGGGGCTCGCGGCCCAGTTCCTGGCAGGCCCGATAGCGGTGGAGACCGTCGAGGATCTTGCCCTCGTAGAGGGTGATCGGCTCGTGCTGACCGTGCTCGCGGATGTCTTCCTTGAACGCGGCGAACTCCGACTCGGTCATCGGCGGGAACACCAGCGCCAGCTCGTGCGGGGCGTAGTTGGTCATCGGCGTGACCTCCGTGGACTTCAAGCATAGGCGGGGAGATTTTTTCCGAATACCCAACACGTGATGGGTCCTTGATCCCGGATCGGATGTGGCTATGCTGCGACGGCGGGGGAGATCGGGGGGCCGGGAGGACGAGATCAGCGATCAGGACGTGATCGGATCGGAGTTCACGTGCGTGGTGCGTCCCGAGTGGATCGACAACAACCGGCACATGAACATGGGCTACTACCTGGTCGTGTTCGACCTGGCCACCGACGCGTGGATGCGGCGCATCGGACTGGACGAGCGACATCGAGCCGGGCGGGCGGTGACCACGTTCTGCCTGGAGGCGCACGTCACCTACCATCGGGAGGTGCGCGAGGGTGATCCGCTTCGGTTCACCACCCAGCTGCTGGCCTTCGACGCCAAGCGCATGCACTACATCCACGCCATGTATCACCGCGACTCGGGCTATCTGGCCGCGACCAACGAGCTGGTGTCGCTGCACGTGAGCCAGGAGACGCGACGCGGAGCCCCGATGGCTCCCGAGATCCTTCGGGGCCTGGCGGGCGTCCAGCGCGCTCACGACCGGGTGCCGCGGCCGCCGCAGGTCGGCCGCGTGATGGGACTGTCGGCGCGGCCCACGACGCGCTAGCGGCGGGCGAGATTCTCGAGCGGCCCCCAGAAGCCCGCGAACGCGGGCGGTGACGGACTAGTTGTGGCTCGCGTGCCCGTTGGTGACCGTGGGATCCGAGCGCGCCCCCCAGGGCGACGTGGAGAGCAGAAGCGCCGGCACGCGGTCGCTGGTGAGCGGCTTCGCGAAGAAGTAGCCCTGACCGTGATCGCAACCGAGGGCGCGCAGATGCTCGAGCTGCTCGGCGGTCTCGATGCCCTCGGCGGTCACCGAGAGATTGAGGCTCTTGGCCACCGTGATCACGGCCCGCACGATCGCGCTGTCCTCCACGTTGCCGCCGATGCCCTTCACGAACGAGCGGTCGATCTTGAGCGTGTCGACCGGGAAGCGCTTGAGATAGCCGAGCGACGAGTAGCCCGTGCCGAAGTCGTCGATGGCCAGCTGCACGCCGATGGCCTTCAGCGCCTCCAGCTTGGCCAGGGTGGCGGGCGCGTCGTGCATGACCACCGTCTCGGTGATCTCGAGCCGGAGCGTGGACGGGTCGAGGCGGGTGTCCCGCAGCACCGCGGCGATCTCCTCCACGAGACCGGGCTGCTGCAGCTGGCGCGCCGAGATGTTCACGCTGATGGCGAGCGGGGTGCCGGGGGACGCGAGCTGCCACTGGCGGGTTTGCCGGCAGGCCTCGTGGAGGACCCAGCGGCCGAGGGGAACGATGAGGCCGGTCTCCTCGGAGAGGCCGACGAAGTCGGCGGGGAAGAGCAGGCCGCGCTGCGGGTGCCTCCAGCGGACCAGGGCCTCCACCTCGGTGATGCGCCCGCTCGGCAGGTCGACGACCGGCTGGTAGTGCAGGGTGAACTCGCCGCGCGTCACCGCGTTGCGCAGGTCCAGCTCGAGGTCCATCCGCTCCTGGGCCGGCGCGTTCATGCTCTTGTCGAAGACTTCGTAGCGGGCCTTGCCCTTGCCCTTGGCGTGGTACATGGCCAGGTCGGCGTCACGCAGGATGTCCTCGGGGGTCATGCGCTTGGCGGTACTCATCGCGATGCCGATGCTGACCGTGATGATGACCTCGCGTCCCTCGACCTTGAACGGCTGCTGCAGCTCGGCGGTGAGGCGATCGGCCACCGACGTCGGGCCCCGGTCGTCCTTCACGTCTTCCAGGAGGATCGCGAACTCATCGCCGCCGAGCCGAGCGATGGTGTCCTCGGGACGGAGACAGGCGGCGAGCCGCTGGCTCACTCCCACCAGTAGCTGGTCGCCCACGCTGTGGCCGAGGCTGTCGTTGACGACCTTGAAGCGATCGAGATCGAGGAACAGCACCGCGAGCTGCTCGCCGCGCCGCTCGGTGCGGGTGAGGGCGTGCGAGAGCCGATCCATGAAGAGCGCCCGGTTCGGCATGCTGGTCAGGGAATCGCGGAAGGCCTGACGCGCCAGCTGGTCGAGCCGCTTCGGGAACTGGTTGATCTCGTCGGTCTGCTGCTCGATGGTGGCGAGCATCTTGGCGAACGAGGTCATCAGCGTGCCGATCTCGTCTTTGCGGGTGGGCGTCGTGGGCAGGTCCGAGAGCTTCGCGGTGGTGGCGAGGTTGGCCGCGCGCGAGATCGCCGAGGCCACGTCCCACACCACGAAGGCGCCGCCGGCCATGAGCAGGCCGGTGAAGATGAGCAGGGCGGGCATCGTGAACGTCTCGGTGTACTGACCGATCGGCCCGAGCATGTTTCGAACGGGCGCCTGGAACGCATAGGTCAGGATCAGCAGCGGGATGACCGAGGCGAGGGTGAGGGCGAAGATGACCTTCTGCTTGACCTTCTGACCCGCGAAAGCCAGCTCCCGGTTCAGCTCTTCGGTGCCCACGGTGCTCCGATCGTGGTGATGGGTTGCCTACGTGACGTGAAGATGCCCCGAACGGTCGAAAATTGGCAAGCAACCGAGGTGCCATCGATTTGCATGGGTGAAAGCCCAACGAGATCGGCGGCTTCAAACTCTCTCATTGGACGTTCGCCGGGTCTAGGTGTCAATTTTGCGTATACGCGCCTGACGGATTCAACGAGTCGACGCGGGTGGGCGAAATCCTACCGCTATACACGTGGAGAGTTTCCGGGAGATCGGCGCGCGAGGCCCCATGTGTTATACTTCGCGGGGTTTGTAGGCATCCGGATCGAGGAACAGTGGCAGGGAGGCCGTGTTGTCAGGGTATCTGCCGGTCATCATCTATCTGGGTTTGATCGTGGCGTTCGCGGTGGTGTCGCTGGGCATGGCCAAGGTGCTCCGCCCGGCCCGGCCGTACGCGTCCAAGATCGAGAACTACGAGTGTGGGGCCGAGCCGATCGGCGAGGCGTGGGTGCAGTTCCCGGTCGGCTTCTATCTGGTCGCGCTGATCTTCATCGTGTTCGATGCGCTGGCCGTGTTCCTGTTCCCGTGGGCCCTCGTCCTGCGCCCTCTCGGGCTGCCCGCCATGGCGACCATGGGCCTGTTCGTCGCGATCCTCTCCCTGGGCTGGGTGTATGCCTACAAGGAGGGGATACTCGAATGGAAATAAAGGCGCCGACCCCACAGATCCCGCCGGCGGTCTGGACCGAATTCAAGGACCTGCAGGAGTGGGAGAAATACCGGCAGGAGAGGCCGGAGGGCGACAAGCACTCGGCCTTGTTCGAGAGTGTCGCCGAGGGCATCCACCAGTTCCCGGGCGGCTTCGTGGTCACCAGCGTGGCCGACGCGTTTCTCAACTGGGCGCGGAAGTCGTCGGTGTGGCCGGTGACCTTCGGCCTCGCGTGCTGCGCGATCGAGATGATGGCCACGTTCGCGTCGCGCTTCGACGTGGAGCGGCTCGGCATGGTGCCCTGGGCCTCGCCGCGGCACTCGGATCTGATGATCGTCTCCGGCACCGTCACCATCAAGATGGCCCCGATGCTCAAGCGTATCTACGACCAGATGCCGGATCCGAAGTGGGCGGTATCGATGGGCTCGTGCGCCAACTCGGGCGGCCCGTTCCGCCACGGTTATCACGTGGTGAAGGGCGTGGACCGAGTGATCCCGGTGGACGTCTACGTGCCGGGGTGCCCGCCGCCCCCCGAGTCTCTGCTGAACGGGCTGCTGCTCCTGCAGGAGCAGATCACGTACTTCCGCAAGACGGGAAAGCGCGCCGCCCCCACCGAGAAGGTCGACTGATCGCGTGAGCCACGACCAGGCGCGGGTCCGGATCCAGGAGCGCTTCGGCGTGGCCGCCGAGGGCGACGGGCCCCTTCTCGCCGTATCCGTGCCGGCCGACCGGTGGGTCGAGCTCGCGACTTTCGCCCGGGACACGCTGGGCTGCCTCTACTTCAACTTCCTGAGCGCGGTGGACTGGAAGGAGCAAGGCCTCGAAGTGGTGACGCGCGTCGAGAATCTCGACGTCGGGCTCGCGGTCATGATGAAGACGCGCCTGGGCCCCGGCCAGACGGAGTGCGCGTCGCTGCAGCCGCTCTACCCGGGCGCCGACTGGATGGAGCGCGAGTGCTACGACATGTTCGGGATCCGCTTCGCCGGGCATTCCGATCTGCGTCGCATCCTGCTGCCCCAGGACTGGGAGGGCCACCCGCTGCTGAAATCGTACGCGGTGGACACGCCACACCCGCCGTATCGCTGAGGAGGGCGCCATGATCTACGAGCTGCGCACGTACACCTTGATGCCGGGCAAGCAGGCGGAGTACCTCAAGCTGAACGGCGAGATCGGCCGCAAGATCCGCGGCGACAAGTACGGCAAGCTGGAGGGCTACTGGTCCACCGAGTTCGGCACCCTCAATCAGCTGGTGCACCTGTGGAGCTACCCGGACCTCAACGAGCGCGAGCGGCTGCGGGCGGCGCTCGCCAAGGACGAGGCGTGGACCAGGGAGTACATCCCGAAGATCCGGCCGATGATGCTGACGCAGGAGAACAAGATCCTCTCGGCGGTGGTGCCGATGACCCCGCCGTCGGACACCGGCAACGTGTACGAGCTGCGCTGGTACCGCGCCCACGTGGGCAAGCTCGGCGAGTGGCTGGGTCTGTTCAAGGAGATCCTGCCCTTTCGCGAGAAGTTCACCCGGCGGGTCGGGGTATGGCAGACCGAGGTCGCGCAGCTGAACGAGGTCGTGCACCTGTGGGTCTATCGCGACCTGAACGACCGGGCGGCGGCCCGCGGCAAGATGGCGCACGAGCCCGAGTGGCAGACGTTCCTCGGCAAATCCACACCGCTGCTCGCCACCATGCAGGCCATCGTACTGCAACCCGCGCCGTTCTCGCCGATGCGCTAAGAAAACGGCGCGCAAGCGCCCACTCTATAGAGGTCGTCGCTTGCGACGACCGTCAGAACAACGAGGCGGAAGAGAGAGTCGCCCGAGGCCTGACACCGACACTGGTCGTCGCCTGCGACGACCGTCAGAACAAAGAGGCAGAAGAGAGAGTCGCCCGAAGGCTGACATGGATCCGGAAGCCAGGAAAGTCATCGAGCTGGGCTACGGCGGCAGCGAGCGCCTCACCATGAACATGGGGCCGCAGCACCCGTCCGCCCACGGCGTGTTCCGCGCGATCCTGACCCTCGAGGGCGAAACGGTGGTGGCGGTGGACGCGGTGATCGGCTATCTGCACCGCTGCCACGAAAAGCTGGGCGAGTCGCTGACCTACACCCAGTACCCCTCGATCGCGTCGAAGACCGACTACGTGGCCGCGATGACCAGCGAGCTGGCCTACGTGCGCGCGGCCGAGATGGTGGGCAAGGTCGAGGTGCCGCGGCGCGCCCAGTACCTGCGGGTGATCATGGCCGAGCTGCAGCGCATCGCCTCGCATTGCCTCTGGCTCGGTACCTGGTGCCTGGACATGGGCGGGGCGCTCGGCGGCGGGGCCACCGTCTTCCTCTACTGCATCCGCGAGCGCGAGTGGGTCCTCGACCTGTTCGAGGCCCTGGTGGGCGCGCGGCTACTCTACGGCTTCCACCAGGTGGGCGGCACGCGCTACGACATTCCCGCCGGCTGGGCCCAGAAGTGCCGCGAGACCATCGGCCTGATCGAGCGGCGCCTCGACGAGTACGAGGACATGCTCGAGCGCAACGCCTTCTTCCTGGCCCGGACCCAGGGGGTGGGCGTCATCTCGCGCAACCTCGCCCAGACCGTCGGCGTCTCCGGGCCGCTGATCCGGGGCTCCGGGGTCAGCTACGACATTCGCCGGCTCGAGCCCTACTCCTCCTACGAGGATTTCGACTTCAAGGTGCCGGTGGAGACCGCCGGGGACTGCTACGCGCGCTACCGGGTGCGGATGGTGGAGTTCCGCGAGTCGATCAACATCGTGCGGCAGGCGCTGGACGGCCTGCCCGAGGGCCCCGTGTCCTCGCGACCGGGCGTCAAGTCGGTGGGGCAGGTGCGGGTGGCCAAGGGTGAAGGCTACGCGCGGGTCGAAGGCGCCCGCGGTGAGGTGGGCTGCTACCTGGTCTCCGACGGCAGCGCCAAGCCCTACCGCATGAAATGGCGGGGGGCGTCGTTCTCGAACCTCTCGATCCTGCCGCACATCCTCATCGGCTGCAAGGTCGCCGACGTGGTGGCGATCATGGGCTCGGTGGACCCGGTCTTCGGCGAGGTCGACCGCTAGCATGGGACGCCTGGTCCGCGGACCGGAGGAGTGCGGGGGCCATGTCGAGGCCACCGCATACAACAGTGGCCCAGTCGAGGCACCGATCAGCCGGGTGCCCAGATGATCGGGGAGGTGTTCAACGCGTTCGTCGTAGGGTTCATCGTTCTCAACGTGATCATCGGCATGGTGACCTACGTCACGCTGCTGGAGCGCAAGTTCGCCGCGCGCATGCAGTCACGCATCGGTCCTTATCGGGTGGGTCCGCACGGTCTCCTGCAGCCGATCGCGGACGCGGTGAAGCTCATGATGAAGGAGGACGTGGTCCCGCGGCTGGCCGACCGCTCGGTCTACAACCTCGCCCCGATCGTGTTCCTCGTGCCGTGCATGTTCATCTTCGCCACGCTGCCCTTCGCCCCCGGCCTGGGGATCGCCGACCTCAACATCGGGATCCTCTTCTTCCTGGCGGTGTCGGCGATGGAGATCGTCGGCCTCTTCATGGGCGGCTGGGGGTCCAACAACAAGTACGCGCTGCTCTCCGCGATGCGGGCGGTCAACCAGATCATCTCCTACGACCTGCCCTTCATCTTCGTGGCGCTCGTGCCGGTCCTCTTCGCGGGCTCGCTCCGCCTCTCCGACATCGCGACGGCCCAGGGGGATCTCTGGTACGTGGCGTGGTTTCCGTTCGGGACGCTCGCGTTCCTGTTCTACGTGGTGGCCACGCTGGCCGCGGAGAACCGCGTGCCGTTCGACATCCTGGAGGCGGAGTCGGAGCTGGTGGCCGGTTTCCGCGTCGAGTACTCGGGCATGAAGTTCGCGCTGATCCAGCTCGGCGAGTACGCCCACATCATCGGCACCTCGTTCCTGGGGGCGCTCCTGTTCCTGGGCGCGTGGGGCGGGCCGTGGGCGGATACCTCGCCGTGGTGGGGCGCGCTCTGGTTCCTGCTCAAGGCCATGTTCGTCTTCCTCCTGGTGACCTGGATCCGCTGGAGCTTCGTGCGCATCCGGGCCGATCAGATCCTGGCCATCTCCTGGAAGCTCCTGCTGCCCGCCAGCCTCCTGCTGCTGATGGCGACGGCGCTCCAGGTGGTGCTGACGAGCGGCAATGGCTAGACGGCTCGGCGACAGCTTCTGGGGCGATCTCTACGACCTGGTGCGGGCGGTCGCCCGGGCCATGAAGGTCACCCTGATCAATCTGATCCGCCGGCCGGTCACCGTGCACTACCCGGACCAGGTCCGCGCGTACCCGGATCGCTACCGCGGGCTGCTCGCCCTGACCTACGACAAGGAGACCGGCGAGGAGAACTGCATCGGTTGCCGGCTGTGC from Candidatus Methylomirabilota bacterium encodes the following:
- a CDS encoding NADH-quinone oxidoreductase subunit A, translating into MSGYLPVIIYLGLIVAFAVVSLGMAKVLRPARPYASKIENYECGAEPIGEAWVQFPVGFYLVALIFIVFDALAVFLFPWALVLRPLGLPAMATMGLFVAILSLGWVYAYKEGILEWK
- a CDS encoding NADH-quinone oxidoreductase subunit C, with the protein product MSHDQARVRIQERFGVAAEGDGPLLAVSVPADRWVELATFARDTLGCLYFNFLSAVDWKEQGLEVVTRVENLDVGLAVMMKTRLGPGQTECASLQPLYPGADWMERECYDMFGIRFAGHSDLRRILLPQDWEGHPLLKSYAVDTPHPPYR
- the nuoH gene encoding NADH-quinone oxidoreductase subunit NuoH is translated as MIGEVFNAFVVGFIVLNVIIGMVTYVTLLERKFAARMQSRIGPYRVGPHGLLQPIADAVKLMMKEDVVPRLADRSVYNLAPIVFLVPCMFIFATLPFAPGLGIADLNIGILFFLAVSAMEIVGLFMGGWGSNNKYALLSAMRAVNQIISYDLPFIFVALVPVLFAGSLRLSDIATAQGDLWYVAWFPFGTLAFLFYVVATLAAENRVPFDILEAESELVAGFRVEYSGMKFALIQLGEYAHIIGTSFLGALLFLGAWGGPWADTSPWWGALWFLLKAMFVFLLVTWIRWSFVRIRADQILAISWKLLLPASLLLLMATALQVVLTSGNG
- a CDS encoding NIPSNAP family protein, with the translated sequence MIYELRTYTLMPGKQAEYLKLNGEIGRKIRGDKYGKLEGYWSTEFGTLNQLVHLWSYPDLNERERLRAALAKDEAWTREYIPKIRPMMLTQENKILSAVVPMTPPSDTGNVYELRWYRAHVGKLGEWLGLFKEILPFREKFTRRVGVWQTEVAQLNEVVHLWVYRDLNDRAAARGKMAHEPEWQTFLGKSTPLLATMQAIVLQPAPFSPMR
- a CDS encoding EAL domain-containing protein translates to MGTEELNRELAFAGQKVKQKVIFALTLASVIPLLILTYAFQAPVRNMLGPIGQYTETFTMPALLIFTGLLMAGGAFVVWDVASAISRAANLATTAKLSDLPTTPTRKDEIGTLMTSFAKMLATIEQQTDEINQFPKRLDQLARQAFRDSLTSMPNRALFMDRLSHALTRTERRGEQLAVLFLDLDRFKVVNDSLGHSVGDQLLVGVSQRLAACLRPEDTIARLGGDEFAILLEDVKDDRGPTSVADRLTAELQQPFKVEGREVIITVSIGIAMSTAKRMTPEDILRDADLAMYHAKGKGKARYEVFDKSMNAPAQERMDLELDLRNAVTRGEFTLHYQPVVDLPSGRITEVEALVRWRHPQRGLLFPADFVGLSEETGLIVPLGRWVLHEACRQTRQWQLASPGTPLAISVNISARQLQQPGLVEEIAAVLRDTRLDPSTLRLEITETVVMHDAPATLAKLEALKAIGVQLAIDDFGTGYSSLGYLKRFPVDTLKIDRSFVKGIGGNVEDSAIVRAVITVAKSLNLSVTAEGIETAEQLEHLRALGCDHGQGYFFAKPLTSDRVPALLLSTSPWGARSDPTVTNGHASHN
- a CDS encoding NADH-quinone oxidoreductase subunit B family protein; translated protein: MEIKAPTPQIPPAVWTEFKDLQEWEKYRQERPEGDKHSALFESVAEGIHQFPGGFVVTSVADAFLNWARKSSVWPVTFGLACCAIEMMATFASRFDVERLGMVPWASPRHSDLMIVSGTVTIKMAPMLKRIYDQMPDPKWAVSMGSCANSGGPFRHGYHVVKGVDRVIPVDVYVPGCPPPPESLLNGLLLLQEQITYFRKTGKRAAPTEKVD
- a CDS encoding NADH-quinone oxidoreductase subunit D, whose product is MDPEARKVIELGYGGSERLTMNMGPQHPSAHGVFRAILTLEGETVVAVDAVIGYLHRCHEKLGESLTYTQYPSIASKTDYVAAMTSELAYVRAAEMVGKVEVPRRAQYLRVIMAELQRIASHCLWLGTWCLDMGGALGGGATVFLYCIREREWVLDLFEALVGARLLYGFHQVGGTRYDIPAGWAQKCRETIGLIERRLDEYEDMLERNAFFLARTQGVGVISRNLAQTVGVSGPLIRGSGVSYDIRRLEPYSSYEDFDFKVPVETAGDCYARYRVRMVEFRESINIVRQALDGLPEGPVSSRPGVKSVGQVRVAKGEGYARVEGARGEVGCYLVSDGSAKPYRMKWRGASFSNLSILPHILIGCKVADVVAIMGSVDPVFGEVDR
- a CDS encoding thioesterase family protein; the encoded protein is MLRRRGRSGGREDEISDQDVIGSEFTCVVRPEWIDNNRHMNMGYYLVVFDLATDAWMRRIGLDERHRAGRAVTTFCLEAHVTYHREVREGDPLRFTTQLLAFDAKRMHYIHAMYHRDSGYLAATNELVSLHVSQETRRGAPMAPEILRGLAGVQRAHDRVPRPPQVGRVMGLSARPTTR